From a single Methanobrevibacter sp. genomic region:
- the hemC gene encoding hydroxymethylbilane synthase: MIVGTRGSQLALTQTKQVCAWLEKITGEAIDLEIIKTKGDKITTSQLYNMDSKGLFTKELDIALLDEEVDFAVHSFKDLPTELNEDLEIAAVPKRESPNEVLISKKSWAELGPGSKLGTSSLRREAFCNRYEKEFDLKPIRGNIETRIDKALNSDLDATIMAEAGIKRLNLTKYIKEVFPVDYITPPAGQGALAIITRKDSDKKETIQKLNDYISMQEVLAEKMILEELGVGCQWPIGAIARMNDKEFKLYSILLTKEGEILKEETQKGSIRNAIELGRRIGEHFQDYV; encoded by the coding sequence ATGATTGTTGGAACTCGCGGAAGTCAATTAGCTTTAACCCAAACCAAACAAGTATGTGCTTGGTTAGAGAAAATAACTGGAGAAGCTATTGATTTAGAAATTATTAAGACCAAAGGAGATAAAATTACTACTTCACAATTGTACAATATGGATTCAAAAGGATTATTCACAAAAGAACTCGATATTGCACTTTTAGACGAAGAAGTTGATTTTGCAGTACATAGTTTTAAAGATTTACCCACCGAGCTAAATGAAGATTTAGAGATTGCTGCAGTTCCTAAACGTGAATCTCCAAATGAAGTGCTTATCTCAAAAAAATCATGGGCAGAACTTGGACCCGGATCAAAACTTGGAACAAGCAGCCTTAGAAGAGAAGCATTCTGTAATCGTTACGAAAAAGAATTCGATCTTAAACCTATCAGAGGAAATATTGAAACTAGAATTGATAAAGCACTTAATAGTGATTTGGATGCTACTATTATGGCTGAAGCTGGTATTAAAAGATTAAATCTTACAAAATACATTAAAGAAGTATTTCCTGTAGATTACATTACACCTCCAGCAGGACAAGGAGCACTCGCAATCATTACTAGAAAAGACTCTGATAAGAAAGAAACAATTCAAAAGTTAAATGATTACATTTCCATGCAAGAAGTACTTGCTGAAAAAATGATTTTAGAAGAACTTGGTGTGGGATGCCAATGGCCTATAGGAGCCATTGCTCGCATGAATGATAAAGAATTCAAACTTTATTCAATCTTATTAACTAAAGAAGGAGAAATCCTTAAAGAGGAAACCCAGAAAGGTTCTATTAGAAATGCGATTGAACTTGGCAGACGCATTGGAGAACATTTCCAGGATTATGTTTAA
- a CDS encoding Gfo/Idh/MocA family oxidoreductase yields the protein MRTVNVGVIGVGAMGENHVRVYHKIEEANLVAVSDVSERALKKIEKKYGAKGYTEYSELLENPEIEVVSVCVPTTFHHNVVMEAIKNGKHVLVEKPIAFTLEEAEEMIAAAKEAGVLLATGHVERFNPAVQKAKELVDDGVIGDIVSAFAKRVGPLPPRIKDVGVAIDLAIHDLDIMNYLFDEEVTQVYGSMNNILGDCEFEDHAEIMVNFDNESTGIIEVNWLTPYKRRELELTGTAGIISVDYIQQSIEVYGKFAQDIQIKHEEPLKGELISFLNAVVNGTEPEITGEDGLKALKMVIAANRSSKEHKPISFDEL from the coding sequence TTGAGAACTGTTAACGTAGGAGTTATTGGTGTAGGTGCAATGGGTGAAAACCATGTTCGTGTCTATCACAAAATCGAAGAAGCAAATTTAGTCGCTGTAAGTGATGTAAGTGAAAGAGCACTTAAAAAAATTGAGAAAAAATATGGTGCTAAAGGATACACTGAATACAGTGAATTACTTGAAAACCCTGAAATTGAAGTAGTAAGCGTATGTGTTCCTACTACCTTCCACCACAATGTGGTAATGGAAGCAATTAAAAATGGAAAACACGTTTTAGTTGAAAAACCAATTGCATTCACATTAGAAGAAGCAGAAGAAATGATTGCAGCTGCTAAAGAAGCTGGAGTATTACTTGCAACTGGACATGTTGAAAGATTTAATCCTGCTGTTCAAAAAGCTAAAGAACTTGTAGATGATGGAGTAATTGGAGATATTGTATCTGCATTTGCAAAAAGAGTAGGTCCATTACCACCAAGAATCAAAGACGTTGGTGTTGCAATAGATTTAGCTATTCACGATTTAGATATAATGAACTATTTATTCGATGAAGAAGTCACACAAGTTTATGGTAGCATGAACAATATATTAGGTGATTGTGAATTTGAAGATCATGCTGAAATTATGGTTAACTTCGACAATGAATCAACTGGAATTATTGAAGTAAACTGGTTAACTCCTTACAAACGTAGAGAATTAGAACTTACCGGTACTGCAGGAATCATATCCGTAGATTACATCCAACAAAGCATTGAAGTTTACGGTAAATTCGCACAAGACATACAAATTAAACATGAAGAACCTTTAAAAGGAGAATTAATTTCATTCTTAAATGCTGTAGTAAATGGTACTGAACCAGAAATTACTGGTGAAGATGGACTCAAAGCACTTAAAATGGTTATTGCAGCAAATAGATCCTCTAAAGAACATAAACCAATTAGTTTTGATGAATTATAA
- a CDS encoding orotate phosphoribosyltransferase-like protein yields the protein MKQKLIAKAQELRKHGFTTGEIADELNVSMDTARWLILQKTEKKTDAPVDFAINWKSIGGNSTRLSYVSGALSDMALSHGEADTVVGIAVSGVPFATVMADFIEDMTGIDTSLAIFHPNKHRKDQDSTEDNGAISTNFGTVEGKRVVIVDDVITSGKTVKEVIHTVKDLGGEPTCVTVLIDKAGLSEIEGVPVESLIKISRL from the coding sequence GTGAAACAAAAATTAATCGCAAAAGCACAAGAATTAAGAAAACATGGTTTTACAACCGGTGAAATCGCTGACGAACTTAATGTAAGTATGGATACTGCAAGATGGTTAATTCTTCAAAAAACAGAAAAAAAAACCGATGCTCCAGTAGACTTTGCTATCAATTGGAAAAGCATTGGTGGAAATTCCACACGTTTAAGTTACGTTTCAGGTGCTTTAAGTGATATGGCATTATCCCATGGAGAAGCAGATACTGTTGTTGGAATTGCAGTGAGTGGAGTTCCATTTGCAACTGTAATGGCTGACTTCATTGAAGACATGACTGGAATTGATACTTCTCTTGCTATTTTCCACCCAAACAAACACAGAAAAGACCAAGATTCAACCGAAGATAATGGAGCAATAAGTACTAACTTCGGAACTGTTGAAGGTAAAAGAGTAGTTATTGTTGACGATGTTATCACCAGTGGAAAAACTGTAAAAGAAGTAATTCATACAGTAAAAGACTTAGGTGGAGAACCTACCTGTGTTACTGTATTAATTGATAAAGCAGGCCTTTCTGAAATCGAAGGAGTTCCTGTTGAATCTTTAATTAAAATTAGTAGATTATAA
- a CDS encoding SAM-dependent methyltransferase produces MIKRRKSHNYTIFRNIRTNLRQSEYSSDANYLLVLTFLYKYCSDSLKDYFLSVVEDKEITLDEAFRDPYYQEVFRNDAFHMFGYYINKPEAYIDEVINNEYPERFFLTSFVRTFFNNIEFMPNSNYEKYFNFLFESFKSEINLKKLEFDNEHNLLYKDLIYSISKLDLFEDEFSFTEVFDQICQSRYMGIEHDPDYINTILTELVCATKSSPMDVYNPFLNDASSLINLSDKFSFPYGKSYGKCFDKLTYCVGMVRLFMNYFDLDGVFLEFGNAIDSVDIDGASYDVIISKLPQIGGWSSRISNKTQNIELSKRSKRRKLENVLSSNFKMSEKSFADDAQLNDALESLLEKMDMDLGSEIEFNGEYESLKDSEYLFLINLINNLKNDGVMVVAIPQSFLFKNSLSTLRKYLTLEHNYLDTIISIPDELGRSARPEIICVFRKNRNSDNLLFVDLSQNFKTKKSSNALPGMFKRNLLLSEDSINKLIDVYKNNQIIDKYSNVVSISDIENNDFNLSVSRYVDTFEGEFIQLKDLVHEKEEITSNIKRLNKKIDEMMDELNINF; encoded by the coding sequence ATGATTAAACGTAGAAAGTCTCATAATTATACAATTTTCAGGAATATTCGCACTAATCTTAGACAATCTGAATACTCCAGTGATGCCAATTATCTTTTAGTTTTAACATTTTTATACAAATACTGTTCTGATTCACTTAAAGACTATTTTTTAAGTGTTGTTGAAGATAAAGAAATTACTCTCGATGAAGCGTTCAGAGATCCGTACTATCAGGAAGTATTTAGAAATGATGCATTTCATATGTTTGGGTATTATATCAATAAACCTGAAGCATATATTGATGAAGTAATTAATAATGAATATCCTGAGAGGTTTTTCCTGACTTCTTTTGTTAGGACATTTTTTAATAATATTGAATTCATGCCAAATTCAAATTATGAAAAATATTTTAATTTTTTATTTGAATCATTTAAAAGTGAAATAAATCTTAAGAAATTGGAATTTGATAATGAACATAATCTTCTTTATAAAGATTTAATTTATTCAATCTCAAAATTAGATCTATTTGAAGATGAGTTCTCATTTACTGAAGTTTTTGATCAAATTTGTCAATCAAGATATATGGGTATTGAACATGATCCAGATTATATCAATACCATTTTAACTGAATTGGTCTGTGCAACAAAATCATCTCCTATGGATGTATATAATCCATTTTTAAATGATGCATCTTCTTTAATTAATTTATCTGATAAATTCTCATTTCCTTACGGCAAATCATATGGAAAATGTTTTGATAAATTAACTTACTGTGTTGGTATGGTCAGACTTTTTATGAACTATTTTGATTTGGATGGAGTATTTTTAGAATTTGGAAATGCAATTGACTCTGTTGATATTGATGGTGCTTCCTATGATGTAATTATATCAAAATTACCTCAAATTGGAGGTTGGAGCTCCAGAATATCCAATAAAACTCAAAATATTGAACTTTCTAAAAGAAGCAAAAGAAGAAAGCTTGAAAATGTTCTTTCATCAAACTTCAAGATGAGTGAAAAGTCTTTTGCTGATGATGCTCAACTGAATGATGCTTTGGAAAGCTTACTTGAAAAAATGGACATGGATTTAGGTTCTGAAATTGAATTTAATGGAGAATATGAATCACTCAAAGACAGTGAATACTTATTCCTGATTAATTTAATAAATAACCTTAAAAATGATGGAGTAATGGTTGTTGCTATTCCTCAAAGTTTTTTATTTAAGAATTCATTGTCTACATTAAGAAAATATTTAACTCTTGAACATAATTACCTTGATACTATAATTAGTATTCCTGATGAATTGGGCAGATCTGCAAGGCCTGAAATTATCTGTGTATTTAGAAAAAATAGGAATAGTGATAATTTACTGTTTGTTGATTTATCACAAAATTTTAAAACAAAAAAATCTTCAAATGCATTGCCAGGGATGTTTAAAAGGAATTTGTTATTGTCTGAGGATAGTATAAATAAATTAATTGATGTTTATAAGAACAATCAAATAATTGATAAATATTCTAATGTTGTATCTATTTCAGATATTGAAAATAATGATTTTAATTTATCTGTTTCAAGATATGTGGATACATTTGAAGGAGAATTTATTCAACTAAAAGATTTGGTTCATGAAAAAGAGGAAATCACTTCAAATATCAAAAGATTAAATAAAAAGATTGATGAAATGATGGATGAGTTAAATATTAACTTTTAA
- a CDS encoding restriction endonuclease subunit S, whose protein sequence is MQTVKLNDIAEIYSGLSYRRYLDDNGSYNNVIVQRSIKGDGIVADFEKVKLKENIKERFFSKSGDVLMKMPYPFDVVQLNQEGLVVSDRIAIIRLNPGFDSAFIAHMLTNAHVKKQLHESGSTERIPHISIKEIKEIVLKVPDFETQIKYGQLLNTINEKIAEDLKAVEYDRRLKEGILNKLWGENND, encoded by the coding sequence ATGCAAACTGTAAAACTAAATGATATTGCAGAGATTTATTCTGGCCTTTCATACAGGCGTTATTTGGATGATAATGGATCATATAATAATGTTATAGTTCAAAGATCAATTAAAGGAGATGGAATTGTTGCAGATTTTGAAAAAGTCAAATTAAAAGAGAATATTAAAGAAAGATTTTTCTCAAAGTCTGGTGATGTACTAATGAAAATGCCATATCCATTTGATGTAGTCCAATTAAATCAGGAAGGACTTGTGGTAAGTGATAGAATAGCTATTATACGATTGAATCCGGGTTTTGATTCTGCATTTATTGCTCATATGTTAACTAATGCTCACGTTAAAAAACAACTTCATGAAAGTGGAAGTACTGAAAGGATACCTCACATATCCATTAAAGAAATTAAAGAAATTGTTCTTAAAGTTCCTGATTTTGAAACACAGATAAAATATGGTCAACTTTTAAATACAATTAATGAAAAAATCGCTGAAGACTTGAAAGCTGTTGAATATGATAGACGCCTCAAAGAGGGCATTTTAAATAAACTTTGGGGGGAAAATAATGATTAA
- the mtrA gene encoding tetrahydromethanopterin S-methyltransferase subunit A: MADKKAPAEGWPVISGDYIVGDPESPVAVTTLASHIEPDLTGAAIAGPCKTENLGIEKVVANIISNPNIRFLILAGAEVQGHITGQSFKALHANGADPDKKKIVGATGAIPFVENVPLEGVERFQQQLEIVDLIDTEDVGTIQAKINECVEKDPGAFEETPIVMEVDEENQKLVLVVEEAED, encoded by the coding sequence ATGGCTGATAAAAAAGCACCTGCAGAAGGCTGGCCTGTAATCAGTGGGGATTACATTGTTGGGGACCCTGAAAGTCCAGTGGCTGTTACAACTCTTGCTTCTCATATTGAACCTGATTTAACTGGAGCGGCAATTGCAGGACCATGTAAAACTGAAAACTTAGGTATTGAGAAAGTAGTTGCGAATATTATTTCTAATCCGAATATAAGGTTCTTAATTTTGGCTGGTGCTGAGGTTCAAGGTCACATTACTGGTCAAAGTTTCAAGGCGCTTCATGCTAATGGGGCAGATCCGGATAAAAAGAAAATCGTTGGAGCAACAGGGGCTATTCCATTTGTTGAAAACGTTCCTCTTGAAGGTGTTGAAAGATTCCAACAACAATTGGAAATTGTTGACTTGATTGATACTGAAGATGTCGGAACCATTCAAGCTAAAATCAATGAATGTGTTGAAAAGGATCCTGGTGCATTTGAAGAAACTCCTATTGTTATGGAAGTCGACGAAGAAAATCAAAAACTAGTGTTAGTTGTTGAAGAAGCTGAAGATTAA
- a CDS encoding nitroreductase family protein → MTLLDTMLKRRSTRKFTDKPVTKEELDKILQAALLAPTSMNRKPCNFMVVERRETLEKLAKSKDHGADLISGADKAIVVLADTMIADTWCEDSSIALTYMHLMASELDLGSCWVQIHLRSKDGKNSEEIVRDILKIDSHYRIAGILAIGHSENIPKPHTIDDVDKNKIHFLI, encoded by the coding sequence ATGACATTACTAGATACCATGCTTAAAAGAAGAAGTACAAGAAAATTTACAGATAAACCAGTAACAAAAGAAGAGCTTGATAAAATTTTACAAGCAGCACTTTTAGCTCCAACTAGTATGAATAGAAAACCATGTAATTTTATGGTTGTTGAAAGACGTGAAACACTTGAAAAATTAGCCAAATCAAAAGACCATGGTGCTGATTTAATATCTGGTGCTGATAAAGCTATTGTAGTTCTTGCTGACACAATGATTGCAGATACTTGGTGTGAAGATTCTTCAATCGCTTTAACATATATGCATTTGATGGCATCTGAGTTGGATTTGGGAAGTTGTTGGGTTCAGATCCATTTAAGATCAAAGGATGGTAAAAATTCAGAAGAAATTGTAAGGGATATTTTAAAAATTGATTCTCATTATAGGATTGCAGGTATTTTAGCAATTGGTCATTCTGAGAATATTCCAAAACCACATACTATAGATGATGTTGATAAGAACAAAATACACTTTTTAATTTAG
- a CDS encoding aspartate kinase, translating to MDLIVAKFGGTSVGNGRRIKKAAESIAKEYKKGNQIVVVVSAVNKTTDDLIKLADDAITYNITDKQHAEIVGMGERISVRLFSATLESLGVKSIFIDPYSELWPIMTDSNYMEGKIDLEQTKEKVNNLKSLIDQDIVPVVCGFLGKCGDQVTTLGRGGSDITAFLIGECLNANEVVIVTDVDGVLSTDPRKIQEAVLLDEITVDEMKTLATHGAQVLHPHALDYKHPKIDAKIINFKNGDLSSKGTYITGPKDYKPIDLYENPVASITIVGKSLLNKVGIVSSLANILLENGINLFKMNPHHNSITVFIDSADANKAYELYHDHVIKTDDLSSISRDKDTAMFSITNPDITELTLANLLTENNIDAVLINYTKTEILLFVEWEFKYEVSKLLDNYKN from the coding sequence ATGGATTTAATAGTAGCAAAATTTGGTGGAACTTCTGTCGGTAATGGGCGGAGAATTAAAAAAGCTGCCGAATCAATAGCAAAAGAATATAAAAAAGGTAATCAGATTGTTGTCGTGGTATCAGCTGTTAACAAAACAACTGATGATTTAATAAAGCTTGCAGACGATGCAATAACATATAATATCACAGATAAACAACATGCTGAAATAGTAGGTATGGGAGAAAGAATTAGTGTTAGATTATTCTCAGCTACGTTAGAATCCTTAGGCGTTAAATCCATATTCATTGACCCTTACTCAGAATTATGGCCAATTATGACCGATTCAAATTATATGGAAGGTAAAATTGACCTTGAACAAACAAAAGAAAAAGTGAATAATCTTAAATCTTTGATTGACCAAGATATTGTTCCAGTAGTTTGTGGATTTTTAGGTAAATGTGGTGACCAGGTAACTACATTAGGTCGTGGCGGAAGTGACATTACTGCATTTTTAATTGGTGAATGTTTAAATGCAAATGAAGTTGTTATCGTAACTGATGTAGATGGTGTTTTATCAACTGATCCAAGAAAGATACAGGAAGCAGTTTTGTTAGATGAAATCACAGTTGATGAAATGAAAACTCTTGCTACACATGGAGCGCAAGTATTGCATCCTCATGCACTTGATTACAAGCATCCAAAAATTGATGCTAAAATCATTAATTTCAAAAATGGTGATTTAAGTTCTAAAGGAACTTACATTACAGGACCTAAAGATTACAAGCCAATTGACTTATATGAGAATCCTGTAGCCTCAATAACAATTGTTGGAAAAAGTTTATTGAACAAAGTTGGAATTGTATCATCACTTGCAAATATCCTTTTGGAAAATGGAATTAATCTTTTTAAGATGAATCCTCATCATAATTCAATAACAGTATTTATTGACAGTGCAGATGCAAATAAAGCATATGAATTATACCATGATCACGTAATTAAAACTGACGATTTAAGTTCCATTTCACGTGATAAAGATACTGCAATGTTCAGTATTACTAATCCTGACATTACTGAGCTCACATTAGCTAATCTTTTAACAGAAAACAATATTGATGCTGTTTTAATCAATTACACTAAAACAGAAATCTTATTATTTGTCGAGTGGGAATTCAAATATGAAGTTTCCAAATTACTTGATAATTATAAAAATTAA
- a CDS encoding PaaI family thioesterase codes for MANFNSLEEAREFFYKDKFAVNTGVTLDELTEDKAICSLMVSDVHKNAYGGVMGGVIFTLADFAFAVLSNQIHQLTVAQQVSINYLSAPKGDKLIAEATCRKSGRTSSIVIVNISDDVGRDVAQFVGTGFKLQKQ; via the coding sequence ATGGCTAATTTTAATTCGTTAGAAGAAGCACGTGAATTTTTTTATAAAGATAAATTCGCAGTAAATACTGGAGTTACATTAGATGAATTAACAGAAGATAAAGCTATTTGTTCTTTGATGGTATCCGATGTTCATAAGAATGCTTATGGGGGAGTAATGGGTGGTGTAATTTTTACCTTGGCTGATTTTGCTTTTGCTGTATTGTCTAATCAAATCCATCAGTTAACTGTTGCTCAACAAGTAAGTATTAATTATCTGTCTGCTCCAAAAGGGGATAAGTTAATTGCTGAGGCAACTTGCAGAAAAAGTGGAAGGACATCATCTATTGTTATTGTGAATATTTCAGATGATGTTGGTCGTGATGTTGCACAGTTTGTGGGTACTGGTTTTAAATTACAAAAACAATGA
- a CDS encoding GNAT family N-acetyltransferase, translated as MSELTFKIAERKDSGLILEYIKKLADYEKRLDEVIATEDAIEKWVFDEKQAEVIFALVDGTPVGFALYFLSFSTYIGNVNMHLEDLFVDPEHRGKGYGKALLKELGKIVIDRKYGRFEWTCLSWNKPSIDFYLSIGAEKKDWNIFHFTGDALKDFVNE; from the coding sequence ATGTCCGAGTTAACATTTAAAATAGCTGAAAGAAAAGATTCTGGATTAATTTTAGAATATATAAAAAAGCTTGCAGATTATGAAAAAAGATTAGATGAGGTTATCGCTACTGAAGATGCAATTGAAAAATGGGTATTTGATGAGAAACAAGCAGAAGTAATATTTGCTCTTGTTGATGGAACACCAGTTGGCTTTGCATTATACTTCTTAAGTTTCTCAACATATATCGGAAATGTCAATATGCATTTAGAGGATTTATTTGTAGATCCTGAACATCGTGGAAAAGGATATGGTAAAGCATTACTTAAAGAGCTTGGAAAAATAGTTATTGATAGAAAATATGGTAGATTCGAATGGACTTGCCTTTCATGGAACAAACCTAGCATTGATTTTTATTTATCCATTGGTGCTGAAAAAAAAGATTGGAACATATTCCACTTTACAGGAGATGCACTAAAAGACTTTGTTAATGAATAA